Proteins from one Mercurialis annua linkage group LG7, ddMerAnnu1.2, whole genome shotgun sequence genomic window:
- the LOC126656604 gene encoding uncharacterized protein LOC126656604, which yields MPVADPTSGRIFIWIISCFLFSSIALGGTFLILYIILPPNASRSWLPIAGVILVCLPWIFWCFTCAYRIFSRALGFRVALGSGGGGGGAAPPNGGRPRTSVSTHDPTSGEPPSDQVEDGDGRRVQFGGVVVVGECNDYDNNNNNENNANLRVLSSDLSISSHESEMPLTSSMAS from the coding sequence ATGCCGGTAGCAGATCCCACATCCGGGCGCATATTTATTTGGATCATATCTTGCTTCTTGTTTTCATCCATTGCTCTCGGTGGCACTTTCTTGATTTTGTATATAATCCTCCCTCCCAATGCATCACGATCTTGGCTTCCGATCGCCGGTGTAATCCTAGTTTGCCTCCCTTGGATCTTTTGGTGCTTCACTTGTGCTTATCGTATCTTCTCCCGGGCTCTTGGATTTAGGGTTGCACTTGGTtctggtggtggtggtggtggcgcCGCTCCTCCTAATGGAGGTCGTCCACGCACAAGCGTATCGACCCACGACCCTACGAGCGGGGAGCCTCCTTCCGATCAAGTCGAAGATGGTGATGGGAGGCGCGTTCAATTTGGCGGAGTTGTGGTGGTGGGAGAGTGCAatgattatgataataataataataatgaaaacaaCGCGAATTTGAGGGTTTTATCGAGTGATTTGTCTATTTCTTCTCATGAGAGTGAAATGCCTTTAACCTCATCCATGGCATCTTGA
- the LOC126656897 gene encoding uncharacterized protein LOC126656897 translates to MIFKEQDIETEATIESLEENFLKVATTNADSSRKSSAVDLSEDRFKELQVQANEMLCGEHWEFEAKTSGLSDHSPIITYNHNDNRKEKRRSFRYINLWTKHPNYDEIIEEWRKDYPGFIMFQIRVKVQRDMLDQIQKDVQLNPFNCHLLAEERAMNYHLRYLLLCEESFLKQKSRIQWLTLGDSNTNFFHNSIKQKRIKNNVSILKLEIGESITDQDEIHKEMTRFYKHPFKDNN, encoded by the exons ATGATATTCAAAGAGCAGGACATAGAAACTGAAGCCACAATCGAGAGTTTAGAAGAGAATTTTCTGAAGGTCGCAACAACAAATGCCGACTCATCTAGAAAATCTTCTGCTGTGGATTTATCAGAAGACCGATTCAAAGAGCTGCAAGTTCAGGCTAATGAGATGCTATGTGGCGAGCATTGGGAG TTTGAAGCTAAGACTAGTGGTCTCTCTGATCATAGTCCAATTATCACTTATAATCATAATGATAATAGGAAAGAGAAGAGGAGAAGCTTCAGATACATCAATTTATGGACAAAGCATCCCAATTATGATGAAATTATTGAGGAGTGGAGAAAGGATTATCCTGGGTTTATAATGTTTCAAATT AGAGTGAAAGTTCAAAGAGATATGCTTGATCAAATCCAAAAAGATGTACAATTGAATCCTTTCAATTGTCATTTACTTGCTGAGGAAAGAGCCATGAATTACCACCTAAGATATTTGCTTTTGTGTGAGGAAAGTTTTCTCAAACAGAAGTCCAGGATTCAATGGCTTACTCTTGGTGATTCCAACACCAATTTTTTCCACAATTCAATTAAGcagaaaagaattaaaaataatgtttcTATCTTAAAGCTTGAGATAGGAGAGAGTATTACTGATCAGGATGAGATTCACAAAGAAATGACCAGATTCTACAAACATCCCTTTAAAGATAATAATTAA